In one window of Acanthochromis polyacanthus isolate Apoly-LR-REF ecotype Palm Island chromosome 8, KAUST_Apoly_ChrSc, whole genome shotgun sequence DNA:
- the LOC127535138 gene encoding supervillin-like: MLESDKNPGTQLHGTLDNIPVKEPSAPPLAYLVLAGCEPLTFTNIFPYWEKDTSITKAENSKNKVTLVKEALSKLSKQQYSIEELTGKPLPEGVDPLRLEDYLSDQDFKSLLEMSRVEFNALPNWKQKNLKKSKNLF, encoded by the exons ATGTTAGAAAGTGATAAAAATCCTGGAACCCAGCTCCATGGAACTCTGGATAATATTCCAGTTAAAG AACCCTCGGCGCCCCCTCTGGCCTATCTGGTCCTAGCAGGCTGTGAACCCCTGACCTTCACCAACATCTTCCCTTACTGGGAGAAGGACACCAGTATCACAAAG GCCGAGAACTCCAAGAAcaaggtgaccttggtgaaggAGGCGCTGTCCAAGCTCAGTAAGCAGCAGTACTCCATCGAGGAGCTGACCGGGAAGCCACTGCCGGAGGGAGTGGACCCTCTACGTCTGGAGGATTACCTGTCTGACCAGGACTTTAAG TCACTTCTTGAGATGAGCCGAGTTGAGTTCAACGCCCTGCCAAACTGGAAGCAAAAGAATCTGAAGAAAAGCAAGAATctgttttaa